A single genomic interval of Methanooceanicella nereidis harbors:
- the ruvB gene encoding Holliday junction branch migration DNA helicase RuvB translates to MINVTDKENAKKAEKEKRLISPEITEDDHGEMIVEGIRPRTLDDFIGQQKIKENLKVFIEAAKNRGENLDHVLLYGPPGLGKTTLAHIIAREMGANIRLTSGPAIERPGDLAAILTNLKEGDVIFIDEIHRLSHVIEEVLYPAMEDFEIDIIIGKGPSARSIRLELPKFTLVGATTRAGLLTSPLRDRFGVSLRFDFYEPRDIKTIIDRSAKILGVEMTEDGAMEIAKRSRGTPRIANRLMRRVRDFANVDNKKVIDKETANDALNRLDVDRLGLDNMDRRILKTIIKDYSGGPVGVEALAVTVSEESNTIEDVYEPFLIQIGFVNRTPRGRVATQAAYEHMKGLLE, encoded by the coding sequence ATGATCAACGTAACAGATAAGGAAAATGCAAAAAAGGCGGAGAAAGAGAAGCGGCTCATATCCCCGGAAATCACTGAGGATGACCACGGGGAGATGATAGTCGAGGGCATTCGCCCGAGGACACTGGATGATTTCATAGGGCAGCAAAAGATCAAGGAGAATTTAAAGGTATTCATCGAGGCCGCGAAGAATAGAGGAGAGAATCTGGACCACGTGTTACTATACGGTCCGCCGGGGCTGGGAAAGACAACCCTTGCCCATATCATCGCAAGAGAGATGGGGGCCAACATACGTTTGACATCAGGCCCGGCCATTGAAAGGCCCGGAGACCTTGCCGCCATATTGACCAATCTAAAGGAAGGGGACGTCATATTCATCGACGAGATCCACAGGCTCAGCCACGTCATTGAAGAAGTGCTGTACCCGGCGATGGAAGATTTCGAGATAGACATCATTATCGGAAAAGGCCCCAGTGCGCGCTCCATAAGGCTCGAACTGCCTAAGTTCACGCTCGTCGGCGCGACGACCAGGGCGGGCTTGTTGACATCTCCGTTAAGGGACAGGTTCGGAGTGTCGCTAAGGTTCGACTTTTACGAGCCCCGGGACATTAAGACCATAATCGATAGGTCGGCAAAGATCCTTGGAGTGGAGATGACCGAAGACGGTGCCATGGAGATCGCCAAACGCTCTCGAGGTACCCCGCGTATAGCTAACAGGCTTATGAGAAGGGTGCGGGACTTCGCGAACGTCGACAATAAGAAAGTCATAGATAAAGAGACAGCCAATGACGCGCTTAACCGGCTTGATGTGGACAGGCTTGGCCTGGATAATATGGATAGAAGGATACTGAAGACCATTATAAAGGACTACAGCGGCGGACCGGTCGGTGTCGAGGCGCTGGCAGTGACGGTCAGCGAGGAATCCAACACTATCGAGGATGTCTACGAGCCTTTCCTTATACAGATAGGCTTCGTAAACAGGACGCCCAGGGGAAGAGTCGCGACACAGGCCGCATACGAGCATATGAAAGGTTTATTAGAATAG
- a CDS encoding CBS domain-containing protein encodes MNVSEITTNKFECIDIKATLQEVLPLFTNTNHPSVLVFDGKEYAGMLTEKSIVRSIKNLKTGIHGLVKKTPKITPETTIYEAARLMVENQLKQLPVFDKKIVGVVTNESLLSLATEGDFGKKPVSSIMSGDVITLDVEDNVGKLINVFREEGISRVPVISNGKLAGIVTMHDMLHLIKPNKTDFSEGCIGVETLPTRKILIKDMMTESVITVKPDATIKEAVDVMLKKDIQGLVIYDGKIKGIVTRTDVLLALATLAKTEIPNFTVQMTSSNIVDYDQQYMATSLGSFVKKFEKFLGHGNINVYFKQYKETFRGTPLVICKLRLKTDKHFYSARGESWGADGAFHIAMTTLERQVVDDKEIYEDKRYTTASLAEKLDIL; translated from the coding sequence ATGAACGTCTCAGAAATTACCACGAATAAGTTCGAGTGTATCGACATAAAGGCAACACTCCAGGAAGTATTGCCACTATTCACGAATACGAACCACCCATCGGTGTTAGTGTTCGACGGCAAGGAATATGCGGGGATGTTAACCGAGAAGTCGATCGTTCGCTCTATAAAGAACTTAAAGACAGGAATACACGGGCTCGTTAAAAAGACACCGAAAATTACCCCGGAGACCACCATTTACGAAGCGGCCAGATTAATGGTCGAGAACCAGCTAAAGCAATTGCCTGTGTTCGATAAAAAGATCGTAGGCGTGGTCACGAACGAAAGCTTATTGTCTCTCGCGACAGAGGGCGACTTTGGCAAAAAACCGGTCTCAAGCATTATGAGCGGAGACGTAATAACGCTCGATGTTGAAGATAATGTCGGAAAGCTTATAAACGTGTTCAGGGAGGAGGGCATCTCAAGAGTGCCCGTAATATCGAACGGCAAGCTGGCAGGCATAGTCACCATGCATGACATGCTGCATCTCATCAAGCCTAATAAGACTGACTTTAGCGAAGGCTGCATAGGTGTTGAGACCTTACCGACAAGAAAGATCCTGATCAAGGATATGATGACAGAAAGCGTCATCACAGTAAAGCCGGACGCGACCATAAAAGAGGCAGTGGATGTCATGCTTAAGAAGGACATCCAGGGTCTTGTGATATATGACGGCAAGATAAAAGGTATCGTAACAAGGACGGACGTATTGCTGGCACTTGCGACACTCGCGAAGACCGAGATACCGAACTTCACGGTGCAGATGACCAGCAGCAACATTGTCGACTATGATCAGCAATACATGGCAACATCGCTTGGAAGCTTTGTAAAGAAATTCGAGAAGTTCCTTGGCCACGGAAATATAAACGTATACTTTAAGCAGTATAAGGAAACCTTCCGCGGAACGCCTCTTGTGATCTGTAAGCTCAGGCTGAAGACTGACAAGCACTTCTACAGCGCACGCGGCGAGTCGTGGGGAGCTGACGGCGCGTTCCACATAGCGATGACAACGCTGGAGCGCCAGGTAGTTGACGATAAGGAGATCTACGAGGATAAAAGATATACGACGGCAAGCCTTGCCGAAAAACTTGACATCCTGTAA
- a CDS encoding restriction endonuclease, translating to MDELSWQEFEEYIRDVLSHHDFVVKFRKVFKTPERGYQIDVVGLRNDLCLCIDCKKYGRGRHRSSSLKTEAKKHYDRCVAHEEAFDVRSIPIIVTWLDDNLMIENGCVFVPSHMLNDFLLNLDSYLDMIGY from the coding sequence ATGGACGAACTCTCGTGGCAAGAGTTCGAGGAGTATATAAGGGATGTATTATCCCACCACGACTTCGTTGTGAAGTTCCGTAAGGTGTTCAAGACGCCGGAAAGGGGCTATCAGATCGACGTCGTCGGTCTCAGGAATGACCTGTGCCTGTGTATAGACTGTAAAAAATACGGAAGGGGCAGGCACAGGTCCTCTTCCCTGAAGACCGAGGCAAAAAAGCATTACGATAGATGCGTCGCACATGAGGAAGCGTTCGACGTCAGGTCCATACCCATCATAGTGACATGGCTTGACGATAATCTCATGATCGAGAACGGATGCGTCTTCGTACCGTCACATATGCTGAACGACTTTTTACTGAACCTTGACAGCTATCTTGATATGATAGGATATTGA
- the thsA gene encoding thermosome subunit alpha yields MAQQAGPVYVMREGSQLTRGNEAQSYNILAAMAVAGSVVTTLGPKGMDKMLVDSTGDIVVTNDGVTILRKMDIEHPAAKMMVEVAKTQDSEVGDGTTTAVVIAGELLRQAGLLGEQGIHQSSIIKGYNMAAEKSLELLKTMAIKISDKDKDMLLKIAETAMTGKDTENAREFLADLVVKSVGSTLEKDASGKYYVERNNLVMEKKTGGDVTESEIIEGVLIDKGRVNFQMPERLENVKVLALDIGIEAKDTEFDAEFRIKTPGQFKMFADAEDKQIKDQVDVIAKLGVKAVFTTKAIDDLAQHYMAKYGIIGLRRLKESDVRRVAKATGGNVVTSLEDISPKDLGVAGLIEEKIVGDDEMVFITKCKDKKITSVILRGSSSHILDEYERGIDDGLRAVQTALKEGLVVPGGAAPEIELSLRLKQYSAKVSGKEQLAIEAFATSLEVIPKALASNAGLNPIDMIIALKSKHEGKNGKNYGLNVFSGEAVDMIKMGVIEPMKVKTQAIISSTEAATMILRIDDILAATQVKPPGSPQ; encoded by the coding sequence ATGGCACAGCAAGCAGGACCGGTTTATGTAATGCGCGAAGGAAGCCAGTTGACTCGTGGCAATGAAGCGCAGTCCTACAATATTTTAGCGGCGATGGCTGTCGCAGGCTCAGTGGTCACCACATTAGGCCCGAAAGGCATGGACAAGATGCTCGTCGACTCGACGGGCGACATAGTCGTGACCAACGACGGCGTTACCATCCTTAGAAAGATGGACATCGAGCACCCGGCAGCAAAGATGATGGTCGAGGTAGCCAAGACGCAGGATTCCGAGGTGGGCGACGGCACCACGACGGCAGTAGTTATCGCGGGAGAGCTTTTAAGGCAGGCAGGCTTGCTCGGAGAGCAGGGTATCCATCAGAGCAGCATTATAAAGGGATATAATATGGCGGCGGAAAAGTCGCTTGAGCTGCTTAAGACAATGGCCATTAAAATTTCGGACAAGGACAAGGACATGCTCCTCAAGATAGCGGAGACGGCCATGACCGGTAAAGATACCGAGAATGCCAGGGAGTTCCTTGCAGATCTTGTCGTAAAGTCCGTAGGGTCGACCCTTGAGAAGGATGCCAGCGGCAAATACTATGTCGAGAGAAATAACCTCGTCATGGAAAAGAAGACCGGCGGAGATGTTACCGAGTCCGAGATCATCGAAGGCGTCCTTATCGATAAGGGAAGGGTAAACTTCCAGATGCCCGAAAGGCTCGAGAACGTCAAAGTCCTTGCGCTAGATATAGGGATAGAGGCAAAGGACACAGAGTTCGACGCGGAGTTCAGGATCAAGACGCCGGGGCAGTTCAAGATGTTCGCCGACGCGGAAGACAAACAGATCAAGGACCAGGTCGATGTCATAGCAAAGCTCGGCGTTAAGGCCGTGTTCACCACCAAGGCCATCGATGACCTTGCACAGCATTACATGGCAAAGTATGGCATAATTGGCTTAAGGAGGCTTAAGGAGTCTGACGTCAGGCGTGTGGCGAAGGCTACGGGCGGAAACGTCGTGACCAGCCTCGAGGACATCAGCCCGAAGGACCTGGGTGTCGCAGGCCTCATAGAAGAAAAGATCGTGGGCGACGACGAGATGGTCTTTATCACTAAATGCAAGGATAAAAAGATCACCTCCGTGATCCTCAGGGGATCTTCATCCCACATACTTGACGAGTATGAGAGAGGCATTGACGACGGGCTCAGGGCTGTCCAGACCGCATTAAAAGAGGGGCTTGTGGTCCCGGGCGGAGCCGCACCGGAGATCGAACTGTCGCTTCGCTTAAAGCAGTACTCTGCGAAGGTCAGCGGCAAGGAACAGCTTGCCATTGAAGCTTTCGCTACCTCGCTTGAGGTCATACCGAAGGCCCTTGCGTCTAACGCAGGATTAAACCCCATCGACATGATAATAGCCCTTAAGAGCAAGCACGAGGGTAAAAATGGCAAGAACTATGGCCTTAACGTCTTCTCCGGAGAGGCTGTGGATATGATCAAGATGGGCGTGATCGAGCCGATGAAGGTCAAGACACAGGCGATCATCAGTTCCACCGAGGCAGCGACCATGATCCTGAGGATCGACGATATACTGGCCGCGACCCAGGTAAAGCCACCCGGATCGCCGCAGTGA
- a CDS encoding aconitase X codes for MYLTKDEEKIYNGEQGPTLQKMMEILVALGDIFEADRLIPIKSAQIAGVSYKTIGDAGLEWISDLEGKVKVPAVLNPMGMDMELYEQMGIDIKFARKQEEIIKAYEKLGIAAECTCTPYYLKRPNFGDHLAWSESSAVCFANSVLGARTNREGGPSALAAALIGKTPNYGLHIKENRYPTVTIKVEEPLYGAEYGALGYVVGSKVGDGIPMFKLKSTPTEDELKHLGAALAASGAVALFHVLHVTPEQYVLPPEKMSIDRQMLSREDDWQVPERYFLPREKIEVDVGHIKELVKQHVRPDIIAMGCPHASKGELEEILRLLDGRTVKKEVWVCAARSVGAKNPELIEKLREHGIKVLYDTCMVVSPAANQFKKMMVNSGKALKYVPSMCGVDAAIGSTKDCIEEACRGD; via the coding sequence ATGTATCTTACAAAAGATGAAGAAAAGATCTATAACGGCGAACAGGGGCCCACGCTACAAAAAATGATGGAAATACTGGTGGCGCTGGGCGATATTTTCGAGGCAGACAGGCTCATCCCTATCAAAAGCGCCCAGATAGCCGGAGTGTCATATAAGACCATCGGAGATGCAGGCCTTGAATGGATAAGCGACCTTGAAGGCAAGGTAAAGGTGCCAGCAGTGCTGAACCCGATGGGCATGGACATGGAACTCTATGAACAGATGGGCATAGATATTAAGTTCGCCAGAAAACAGGAAGAGATCATAAAGGCTTATGAGAAACTTGGCATTGCGGCCGAATGCACATGTACGCCTTATTATCTTAAAAGGCCGAATTTTGGAGATCACCTTGCGTGGTCCGAATCATCGGCAGTTTGCTTTGCGAATTCCGTGCTGGGCGCCAGGACGAACCGTGAGGGAGGGCCTTCCGCGCTTGCTGCCGCGCTTATCGGGAAGACGCCTAATTACGGGCTTCACATCAAAGAGAACCGTTATCCCACGGTCACGATAAAAGTTGAGGAACCCCTTTACGGTGCTGAGTACGGTGCGCTTGGATACGTCGTTGGCTCAAAGGTCGGCGACGGGATACCTATGTTCAAGCTAAAGTCGACCCCGACCGAGGACGAGCTTAAACACCTCGGGGCCGCGCTCGCTGCGTCGGGGGCTGTGGCCTTGTTCCATGTTTTACATGTCACCCCGGAACAATACGTCTTGCCGCCTGAAAAAATGTCGATAGACAGGCAGATGCTTTCAAGAGAAGATGACTGGCAGGTGCCGGAGAGATATTTCCTGCCGAGGGAGAAGATAGAGGTAGATGTCGGCCATATAAAAGAGCTTGTAAAACAGCATGTCAGGCCGGACATTATCGCCATGGGCTGCCCGCATGCGTCGAAGGGGGAGCTGGAAGAGATACTCAGGCTGCTCGACGGCAGGACAGTTAAAAAAGAAGTCTGGGTATGTGCGGCACGTTCGGTGGGGGCGAAAAACCCGGAGCTTATTGAAAAGCTAAGAGAGCACGGTATAAAAGTGCTATATGATACATGTATGGTCGTATCGCCCGCGGCGAACCAGTTCAAGAAAATGATGGTGAACTCGGGTAAGGCGTTAAAATACGTACCCTCGATGTGCGGCGTGGATGCGGCGATCGGGTCTACGAAGGACTGTATCGAAGAAGCATGCAGGGGTGACTGA
- a CDS encoding DUF126 domain-containing protein produces the protein MKISGHKICRGTATGPALVSKDAISFLGGVDPKTGIVIEKGHALYGKNVKDTVLIFPGGKGSTVGSYVIYQLKKNGVAPAAMINIRAEPIVAVGAIISGIPMVDKLEKDPVETINDGDMVTVDGTDGTIEVT, from the coding sequence ATGAAGATAAGCGGCCATAAGATCTGCAGGGGGACGGCAACGGGCCCTGCGCTTGTTTCTAAGGATGCGATATCATTTTTAGGCGGAGTGGACCCAAAGACAGGAATAGTCATAGAGAAGGGCCATGCGCTGTACGGCAAGAACGTAAAGGACACGGTGCTGATATTCCCCGGAGGCAAGGGCTCCACGGTCGGCTCGTACGTAATATACCAGCTAAAAAAGAACGGGGTCGCGCCGGCGGCTATGATAAACATAAGGGCTGAGCCCATCGTCGCAGTGGGCGCCATAATATCCGGCATACCGATGGTGGATAAGCTGGAAAAGGATCCCGTCGAGACTATCAATGACGGGGACATGGTGACCGTCGACGGCACTGACGGCACCATAGAGGTAACATGA
- a CDS encoding site-2 protease family protein, which translates to MIQKEDIEVIRPVFNIYEISDKERTSILYGEPLADSNVIYGALYGHFSKKNKAIALDYRLGEFVLVIADKKKDNIWINVALAIATVITTMVVGALMYGVDIFSTPWLVYKGLPFSIAIMTVLGSHELGHYFVSKKNGIDSTLPYFIPFPVPPIGTMGAIIRQKGPVPNRKALFDVGISGPLVGLAVSVIITAIGLMLPPVAPAQVAEDVMYMQLQTPIMFDLIASVVNPGAQIESIHPIAFAGWVGMLVTVLNMIPVGQLDGGHVIRAILGERSDRISKLVPLVIMSFGLYSTFVMNQQGQIWIFWGLLTALMGSGMHPKPIDDDNPIGISRTVIAVIGFVLTIMCFTPFPITV; encoded by the coding sequence ATGATACAAAAAGAGGACATAGAGGTCATAAGGCCGGTCTTTAACATATACGAGATCTCGGATAAGGAAAGAACGTCAATACTCTACGGAGAGCCGCTAGCGGACAGCAATGTCATATACGGCGCCTTATACGGGCATTTCTCAAAGAAGAATAAAGCCATAGCTCTTGACTATCGCCTCGGCGAGTTCGTTCTCGTCATAGCGGACAAAAAGAAGGATAACATCTGGATAAACGTAGCACTGGCGATAGCCACGGTCATAACGACCATGGTCGTGGGAGCGCTGATGTACGGAGTGGACATATTCTCGACTCCGTGGCTAGTCTACAAAGGGCTTCCGTTCTCGATAGCCATAATGACTGTCCTGGGCTCGCATGAGCTGGGGCATTACTTCGTGTCAAAGAAGAACGGCATAGACTCCACACTCCCCTATTTTATCCCGTTCCCTGTGCCGCCTATAGGCACCATGGGCGCGATCATAAGACAGAAGGGACCTGTGCCGAACAGGAAGGCTCTCTTCGACGTGGGCATATCCGGCCCGCTTGTAGGACTCGCCGTATCGGTCATCATAACGGCAATAGGATTAATGCTGCCCCCTGTGGCGCCGGCGCAGGTAGCCGAGGATGTCATGTATATGCAGCTTCAGACGCCGATAATGTTCGACCTTATAGCAAGCGTGGTAAATCCGGGGGCGCAGATCGAGAGCATACACCCGATAGCTTTTGCGGGATGGGTCGGCATGCTTGTCACCGTCCTTAATATGATACCCGTCGGCCAGTTAGACGGAGGCCACGTGATACGGGCGATCCTGGGCGAAAGATCCGACAGGATATCAAAGCTCGTACCCCTGGTGATAATGTCCTTCGGCCTTTACTCGACGTTCGTCATGAACCAGCAGGGACAGATATGGATATTCTGGGGCCTGCTGACGGCATTGATGGGAAGCGGAATGCACCCGAAGCCCATAGACGACGATAATCCGATAGGCATCAGCAGAACTGTAATAGCAGTGATCGGGTTCGTTCTGACGATAATGTGCTTTACTCCGTTCCCGATAACGGTTTGA
- the cobT gene encoding nicotinate mononucleotide-dependent phosphoribosyltransferase CobT, which translates to MENDGLIYYNGAEDFAKKINGPGSFVLVMGNTKTAAIPGITAAGASAELNVYTPPLDAELVHTGRIITLDEIPFTPPFIPTPGLITRAVISMSDFREFYVDAGIDVAPVVPHYRVGFGSGGDIRTGKAVSRVKEIIENAKKVGAEIASKSEYIVIGETIPAGTTTALGVLLALGLDMNGYTSSSMNTNPHQLKTSVVMEGLKNAGINGSCDAIKAIESMGDPMMAATIGLCIGAKDVPIILAGGTQMAAVAVLLSKIYDISKLNIALSTTRWVAQDKTSNLFGILKQAGVEIPVLIASLSFAGTQFEGLKAYEQGYVKEGVGAGGISAIAMVKGIKKTDIEQAVENMYGMMVGGK; encoded by the coding sequence ATGGAAAATGATGGACTTATCTATTACAATGGTGCTGAGGATTTTGCAAAAAAGATCAATGGGCCGGGCTCTTTCGTCCTTGTCATGGGGAACACGAAAACAGCCGCAATACCGGGAATAACTGCGGCAGGAGCAAGCGCGGAGCTTAACGTTTACACCCCTCCGCTCGACGCGGAACTTGTACACACGGGACGGATAATAACACTTGATGAAATACCTTTTACACCTCCTTTCATACCAACGCCGGGACTTATCACAAGGGCGGTCATCTCAATGTCGGACTTCAGGGAGTTCTATGTTGATGCCGGGATAGATGTTGCCCCTGTAGTCCCCCATTACAGGGTAGGCTTCGGGTCCGGAGGGGACATACGGACCGGAAAAGCCGTTTCCCGCGTAAAAGAGATCATAGAGAACGCGAAGAAAGTGGGAGCAGAAATAGCAAGCAAGTCCGAGTATATTGTAATAGGGGAGACCATCCCGGCAGGCACAACGACCGCGCTCGGAGTCCTTCTTGCGCTCGGGCTCGATATGAACGGGTACACGAGCAGCAGCATGAACACGAACCCGCACCAGCTGAAGACCTCAGTGGTCATGGAAGGCCTGAAGAACGCAGGCATAAACGGCTCATGTGATGCGATAAAGGCCATCGAGAGCATGGGCGACCCCATGATGGCAGCCACAATAGGCCTTTGCATCGGGGCGAAGGACGTGCCCATCATACTTGCCGGCGGAACGCAGATGGCAGCCGTGGCAGTACTGCTCTCAAAGATATACGACATCAGCAAGCTCAACATAGCGCTTTCCACGACGAGATGGGTCGCGCAGGATAAGACATCGAACCTGTTCGGTATCTTAAAACAGGCAGGCGTCGAGATCCCGGTCCTTATAGCCAGCCTATCCTTCGCAGGCACACAGTTCGAAGGATTAAAGGCCTATGAACAGGGCTATGTGAAGGAAGGCGTCGGTGCAGGCGGAATATCTGCCATAGCAATGGTCAAGGGTATCAAGAAGACCGATATAGAGCAAGCCGTAGAGAACATGTACGGCATGATGGTCGGCGGCAAGTAA
- a CDS encoding carboxypeptidase-like regulatory domain-containing protein gives MSPNYKAFIMAIFATALIMAGIIPAAAQQYDSPVILVNGGGTFTVEDAVNYTAYEEFAGQNMHVSVITAQLYLNGKPYKMANIPVVFSSDNDSVAVLEPYNRTRPSDENGQAKILLIANNTVGTVNITATSHIMYQHDISDTCTVRVVGWGTVSGMVTDKNRNGVPDAVVTLWHWNGTANNAILKSPDNPQLSNDGKTAAIGTYTYTFVPQGQYNVTAEKDGHMYFAMVDVEKGTYTANVAIPDYVYVVPAPLMPTPAATAEPSATATPEPTPAETPGFGMVLWILSIGAVIVLLKRYQ, from the coding sequence ATGTCCCCGAATTACAAGGCATTTATAATGGCTATTTTCGCCACGGCGCTGATCATGGCGGGGATCATCCCGGCAGCGGCGCAGCAGTATGACTCTCCCGTGATCCTGGTCAATGGCGGAGGTACTTTTACGGTAGAGGATGCAGTGAATTATACTGCCTACGAAGAATTCGCGGGACAGAATATGCACGTATCGGTCATAACGGCCCAGCTATACTTGAACGGCAAGCCTTATAAGATGGCGAACATACCTGTCGTCTTCTCATCGGATAATGACTCCGTCGCCGTACTGGAGCCTTACAACCGGACGAGGCCGAGCGATGAGAACGGCCAGGCAAAGATCCTGCTCATCGCGAATAACACGGTAGGCACGGTTAACATAACCGCCACGTCTCACATTATGTACCAGCATGATATCAGCGATACCTGTACTGTGAGAGTGGTGGGATGGGGGACAGTATCCGGCATGGTCACAGATAAGAACAGGAACGGTGTGCCCGACGCCGTAGTGACTTTATGGCACTGGAACGGTACGGCCAACAATGCGATCCTGAAGTCACCTGATAACCCTCAGCTTTCGAATGATGGCAAAACCGCGGCAATAGGCACGTACACGTACACATTTGTGCCTCAGGGACAGTATAATGTGACAGCAGAGAAAGACGGGCACATGTATTTTGCCATGGTGGACGTAGAGAAAGGAACCTATACGGCGAACGTCGCAATACCTGACTATGTATATGTTGTTCCGGCCCCGTTAATGCCCACGCCCGCGGCAACCGCGGAACCATCCGCTACGGCAACTCCCGAACCGACGCCTGCAGAGACCCCCGGCTTTGGGATGGTATTATGGATTTTATCGATAGGTGCGGTCATAGTCCTGTTAAAAAGATATCAGTAG
- a CDS encoding class II SORL domain-containing protein, translating to MMRMEAFKTDELFQKINTPKDVKNMSDLEKKHWPRIECPDVVDAGQPFDVVVNIGSGIDHPSEQAHFIQWIEVARGSCDISRVYLEPVFSLPRVTFRMRLNKDTSLVVRESCNLHGIWENRKEIKVK from the coding sequence ATGATGAGAATGGAAGCTTTTAAAACTGACGAACTTTTTCAAAAGATAAACACTCCGAAAGACGTCAAGAATATGTCTGACCTTGAGAAAAAGCACTGGCCCAGGATAGAATGCCCGGATGTTGTCGATGCAGGACAGCCGTTCGACGTTGTCGTAAATATCGGATCAGGCATCGACCATCCAAGTGAACAGGCTCACTTTATCCAGTGGATAGAGGTCGCCAGGGGAAGCTGTGACATCAGCCGCGTATACCTGGAGCCGGTATTCTCGCTGCCCCGTGTCACGTTCAGGATGAGGCTCAACAAGGATACGAGTCTCGTAGTGAGAGAAAGCTGCAACTTACACGGCATCTGGGAAAACAGAAAAGAGATAAAAGTAAAATAA
- a CDS encoding redox-regulated ATPase YchF gives MAIMIALAGKPNAGKSTFFKAATLADVEIANYPFTTIKPNLGVSYVRTRCPCKELKTDCQKCTDGERFIAVELLDVAGLVPEAHKGKGLGNAFLDDMRQAQAIIHVVDASGSTDIEGNPVPVGSYDPLNDIKFLENEITMWMYGILNKNWVKISRKTTSAGGGRIEDVVAEQFAGLGITDIMARQALHELGLDSKSVVNWTEQDMIDLSDMLRHVSKPLVIAANKADIAPPENIKKLMGLEKDGYKVVPCSGGIELALRMAAKNNFIDYLPGDTDFKILNPEKLNAAQKAALDKMRDFIVKNGGTGIQKCLNTVVFDLLDYIVAYPVEDESKFSDKSGNVLPDAFLIKKGSNAKDLAYKVHTQIGDSFLFGVNARTKMRLGEKHELENNDIIKIVSTK, from the coding sequence ATGGCGATAATGATTGCTCTGGCCGGTAAGCCTAATGCCGGAAAATCCACATTCTTTAAGGCGGCGACGCTCGCAGATGTCGAGATCGCGAACTACCCTTTCACGACGATCAAGCCGAACCTTGGCGTCTCATATGTAAGGACCAGGTGTCCGTGTAAAGAGCTAAAGACGGACTGCCAGAAATGCACTGACGGAGAACGCTTTATTGCGGTCGAGCTGCTGGATGTCGCCGGACTCGTCCCCGAAGCTCACAAGGGTAAGGGCCTTGGTAACGCTTTCCTGGACGATATGAGGCAGGCCCAGGCTATCATACATGTCGTAGACGCATCGGGCAGCACTGACATCGAAGGCAACCCTGTACCCGTCGGCTCTTATGACCCGCTTAACGATATTAAGTTCCTCGAGAACGAGATCACGATGTGGATGTACGGCATCCTGAACAAGAACTGGGTGAAAATATCGAGGAAGACAACATCAGCAGGCGGCGGCAGGATCGAGGACGTGGTGGCCGAACAGTTCGCAGGACTGGGCATTACGGACATCATGGCGAGGCAGGCCTTGCACGAGCTTGGGCTTGACAGCAAGTCCGTGGTGAACTGGACCGAGCAGGACATGATCGACCTTTCTGACATGTTAAGGCATGTCAGCAAGCCGCTGGTGATCGCGGCGAACAAGGCAGACATAGCGCCGCCCGAGAACATCAAGAAGCTCATGGGGCTTGAAAAGGACGGCTATAAGGTAGTGCCGTGCAGCGGAGGCATAGAGCTGGCGCTTAGGATGGCCGCTAAGAATAACTTCATAGACTACCTCCCGGGAGATACTGACTTTAAGATACTAAACCCTGAAAAGCTGAACGCTGCGCAGAAGGCCGCGCTGGATAAGATGAGGGACTTCATCGTTAAGAACGGCGGTACAGGTATACAAAAATGTCTTAATACAGTGGTTTTCGACCTTCTGGACTATATAGTCGCTTATCCTGTCGAGGATGAAAGCAAATTCTCCGATAAGAGCGGCAACGTGCTCCCGGATGCTTTCCTGATAAAGAAAGGCTCGAACGCCAAAGACCTGGCGTATAAAGTACATACGCAGATCGGCGACTCATTCCTGTTCGGCGTTAATGCGAGGACGAAAATGAGGCTCGGGGAAAAGCACGAGCTTGAGAACAACGATATTATAAAGATCGTATCTACAAAATAA